The following coding sequences are from one Paenibacillus sp. FSL R5-0912 window:
- a CDS encoding alpha-mannosidase has product MPYEADKVRLMKIMKTKEKLNEAIYHTVGLLEVEAWVTKEPVTYSQKTVGNHVRLHPGDRWGELWDCAWFRFAGVIPAEAAGAKIVLLIDVNGELCLVDESGTPRQGLTNINSEFELALGLPGKRVVDLVPSAAGGEKIELWGDAGCNDLFGHYRSGTLKEAVIAVCHEDIRSLYYDFEVLLELAEKLPDTSSRKAKIAQSLYDASNCLSVINAKRVEQAAGIVGRELAKQGGDPSLTVSAIGHAHIDLAWLWPIRETIRKGARTFSTVLRNMEKYPEYIFGASQPQLYQWMKEGYPELYEQIKERIKEGRWEPQGAMWVEPDTNISGGEALVRQILYGKRFFEQEFSQEMKVLWLPDVFGYTGSLPQILAKSGVEYMMTQKLSWSEYNDHPHHSFYWEGIDGTRVLTHLPPEDTYNSPAAPRSLVKIESDYLDRNVSGHALMLFGIGDGGGGPGEEHLERLAREKNLSGLPPVVQEPSLAFFQRLAQEGARFDTFKGELYLEKHQGTLTTQARNKWYNRKLEKALRELEFGSSLLHALGGSSYPAAKLEEIWKEVLLYQFHDILPGSSITRVYDESLERYAKLYDEVHAMISKRYAELAGLAGWTGETAIFNSLPWERKEWIRCGEKWQWAVVPGMSYLKLEDAVQYKEAEGIRASEGMLANSRLTVRFNEEGHVISIYDHSQQREVIYPKAVANVFTVYEDTGDAWDFPHDYRETVAGTMKLMNSIFRIDGPQAIMEQHYQYGESFLVQRIVLAADSDRIEFQTEAEWNESGKMLRVSFPVNISSDQFTSDIQFGQIKRSTTRNTLIEFAKDEVAAHHYIDLSQPDYGVALLNDCKYGHSVQGHVLDLNLLRSPSYPDPDADRASHRFTYALYPHAGDSVTAAVHRKGYELNVPLVLAEGNIATETRRDPVQLIRMGHPSVMLESVKKAEDSEHLIFRLYETDGTRARTAVSFGLDCLSIEECDLMERPAELLREHCSEVELEFTPFEIKSLRVRIRD; this is encoded by the coding sequence ATGCCATACGAAGCAGACAAAGTCAGGCTTATGAAAATAATGAAGACGAAGGAAAAGCTTAATGAGGCAATTTATCATACGGTTGGACTGCTGGAGGTTGAAGCATGGGTGACGAAAGAGCCTGTGACATACAGCCAAAAAACAGTAGGGAATCATGTCAGGCTCCATCCGGGGGACCGCTGGGGTGAACTGTGGGATTGCGCATGGTTCCGCTTCGCGGGCGTCATTCCGGCTGAGGCTGCCGGGGCCAAGATTGTCCTGCTTATCGATGTGAACGGAGAACTGTGCCTGGTGGATGAGTCGGGAACGCCGCGTCAAGGGCTGACTAACATTAATTCCGAGTTTGAACTTGCACTTGGTCTGCCCGGCAAGCGGGTTGTGGATCTGGTGCCCTCAGCGGCAGGCGGTGAAAAGATCGAGCTATGGGGGGACGCGGGCTGTAATGATCTGTTTGGGCATTACCGGAGCGGAACGCTGAAGGAGGCGGTTATAGCCGTATGCCATGAGGATATCCGCAGCTTGTATTATGATTTTGAAGTGCTTCTTGAGCTGGCAGAGAAGCTCCCGGATACAAGCTCCCGTAAAGCGAAGATAGCCCAATCCCTGTATGATGCCTCCAATTGCTTGTCTGTAATCAATGCCAAGCGGGTGGAACAGGCTGCCGGGATCGTCGGACGTGAGCTTGCCAAGCAGGGAGGTGACCCCAGTCTTACAGTTAGTGCGATTGGACATGCGCATATTGACCTGGCTTGGCTGTGGCCGATCCGGGAAACGATCCGCAAAGGGGCACGAACGTTCTCGACGGTTCTCCGCAACATGGAGAAGTACCCGGAATATATCTTTGGAGCCAGCCAGCCCCAGCTTTACCAATGGATGAAGGAAGGTTATCCGGAGCTGTATGAACAGATTAAAGAACGAATTAAGGAAGGCCGCTGGGAACCGCAGGGCGCGATGTGGGTGGAGCCGGATACGAATATTTCCGGTGGCGAGGCGCTGGTCCGGCAAATATTGTATGGCAAGCGGTTTTTCGAACAGGAATTCAGCCAGGAAATGAAAGTGCTGTGGCTGCCCGATGTATTCGGCTATACGGGAAGCCTGCCGCAGATTCTTGCCAAATCCGGTGTCGAATATATGATGACCCAGAAATTGTCCTGGAGTGAATACAACGACCATCCTCATCACAGCTTCTACTGGGAAGGTATTGATGGAACACGGGTGCTGACGCATCTGCCGCCAGAAGATACTTACAATAGTCCTGCTGCACCGCGGTCGCTGGTTAAGATTGAGAGTGATTATCTGGACCGGAATGTATCCGGACATGCGCTGATGCTGTTCGGTATTGGTGACGGGGGCGGCGGACCTGGCGAAGAGCATCTGGAGCGGCTGGCACGTGAGAAGAATCTGTCCGGCCTTCCTCCGGTGGTCCAGGAACCGTCTCTGGCTTTCTTTCAGCGTCTGGCCCAGGAAGGTGCCCGCTTTGATACCTTCAAGGGGGAACTATATCTGGAGAAGCACCAGGGGACGCTGACCACCCAGGCGCGTAATAAATGGTATAACCGCAAGCTGGAAAAGGCGCTCCGCGAGCTTGAATTTGGCTCATCCCTGCTTCACGCATTGGGCGGCTCTTCATACCCGGCGGCAAAACTTGAGGAAATCTGGAAAGAAGTCCTGCTGTATCAATTCCATGACATCTTGCCAGGGTCCTCCATAACCAGAGTCTATGACGAATCGCTGGAACGATATGCCAAGTTGTATGACGAAGTGCATGCGATGATCAGCAAGAGATACGCGGAGCTCGCCGGTCTGGCGGGATGGACCGGGGAAACGGCCATCTTCAATTCGCTTCCGTGGGAGCGGAAGGAATGGATTCGCTGCGGAGAAAAATGGCAGTGGGCAGTAGTTCCCGGCATGAGCTATCTAAAGCTTGAGGATGCAGTCCAATATAAGGAGGCCGAAGGAATAAGAGCGTCTGAAGGAATGCTTGCAAATTCACGGCTTACGGTCCGTTTTAATGAAGAAGGCCATGTGATCTCCATATATGACCACAGCCAACAAAGAGAAGTCATCTACCCGAAAGCAGTAGCCAATGTGTTCACGGTCTATGAAGATACCGGGGACGCTTGGGATTTCCCGCATGACTACCGCGAAACGGTTGCCGGAACCATGAAGCTGATGAACAGCATCTTCCGTATTGATGGCCCGCAGGCCATTATGGAACAACACTATCAATACGGGGAGTCTTTCCTTGTCCAGAGAATTGTACTGGCTGCAGATTCGGACAGGATAGAGTTTCAGACGGAAGCTGAATGGAATGAATCAGGTAAAATGCTGCGGGTCTCCTTTCCGGTAAACATTTCCAGCGACCAGTTCACCTCTGATATCCAGTTCGGACAGATCAAGCGGTCCACAACGCGCAATACACTGATTGAGTTCGCCAAGGATGAAGTTGCGGCCCATCACTATATTGACTTGTCCCAGCCGGATTATGGGGTCGCGCTGCTGAATGACTGCAAGTATGGCCATAGTGTTCAAGGGCATGTATTGGATTTGAATTTGCTGAGAAGTCCAAGCTATCCTGATCCGGACGCTGACCGCGCCAGCCACCGGTTTACGTATGCCTTGTATCCGCATGCCGGAGATTCTGTGACCGCCGCCGTCCACCGCAAAGGATACGAGCTGAATGTCCCGCTTGTACTGGCAGAAGGCAACATCGCAACGGAAACGCGCCGTGATCCTGTTCAGCTCATCCGGATGGGTCATCCTTCCGTTATGCTGGAATCCGTAAAAAAGGCTGAGGACAGCGAGCATCTTATCTTCCGCCTGTACGAAACGGATGGGACGAGGGCACGCACTGCGGTATCCTTCGGTCTCGATTGTCTGTCCATTGAGGAATGCGATCTGATGGAACGGCCGGCAGAGCTGCTGCGGGAGCATTGCTCCGAGGTTGAACTTGAATTCACCCCCTTTGAGATCAAAAGTCTGCGTGTGAGGATAAGAGATTGA
- a CDS encoding glycoside hydrolase family 125 protein: MNKPVVNFQDSVKWQELIHAVEQGEGYFSDRGLNREKLAAMFANCFMSTIETTVQYLEDDTVFVITGDIPAMWLRDSTAQVKHYIPFATELPELRKVIEGLIQKQIFCINKDSYANAFNKEANGQGHGDDLTESSPWVWERKYEIDSLCYPVELAYLYWRETGGTDIFDEAFKEAVHHIIDLWTVEQRHHEYSPYRFERLNCPPSDTLRNSGASMPVNYTGMTWSGFRPSDDACVFGYLIPANMFAVVALGYMEEILRAVYKDTEMADQAAKLKEEIDYGIQTYGKVNHPEFGEIYAYETDGFGNYHLMDDANVPSLLSIPYLGYAAADDPLYLNTRNFVLSTTNPYYFEGKYARGVGSPHTPDGYIWHIGLAMQGLTALDPEEIAEILVMLTTTDADTGYMHEGFNPDHPAEYTRTWFAWANSLFAALIYQLHGMKI; encoded by the coding sequence ATGAATAAACCGGTTGTTAATTTTCAGGATTCGGTGAAATGGCAGGAACTTATACACGCTGTAGAACAAGGGGAGGGGTATTTTTCAGATAGAGGCCTGAACAGGGAGAAGCTGGCTGCCATGTTTGCCAATTGTTTCATGAGCACTATCGAAACGACTGTACAGTACCTGGAAGATGATACCGTTTTTGTGATTACAGGCGATATTCCGGCGATGTGGCTGAGAGATTCAACGGCTCAGGTCAAACATTACATTCCTTTTGCAACGGAATTGCCGGAATTGCGGAAAGTAATTGAAGGACTTATTCAAAAGCAAATATTTTGCATCAATAAAGACTCCTATGCGAATGCCTTCAACAAAGAAGCGAATGGTCAAGGGCATGGAGATGATCTGACCGAATCCAGCCCTTGGGTCTGGGAACGCAAGTATGAGATTGATTCACTGTGTTATCCGGTTGAACTGGCCTATTTGTATTGGCGGGAGACAGGGGGCACCGATATTTTTGATGAAGCCTTCAAGGAAGCAGTTCACCATATCATCGATTTGTGGACGGTGGAGCAAAGACATCATGAATACTCTCCGTACCGTTTTGAGAGGCTGAACTGCCCTCCGAGCGATACGCTTAGAAACAGCGGCGCGTCCATGCCGGTCAATTATACAGGGATGACCTGGTCCGGCTTCCGTCCAAGCGATGACGCCTGTGTATTCGGGTATTTGATCCCGGCCAATATGTTTGCCGTTGTCGCATTGGGATATATGGAGGAAATACTGCGTGCCGTATACAAGGACACGGAGATGGCGGATCAGGCCGCCAAGCTGAAAGAAGAAATCGACTATGGTATCCAAACCTACGGTAAGGTAAATCATCCCGAGTTTGGCGAGATCTATGCCTACGAGACAGACGGATTTGGCAATTATCATCTCATGGATGATGCCAATGTACCCAGCCTGCTGTCCATTCCGTATTTGGGCTATGCCGCAGCCGATGATCCGCTCTATTTGAATACCAGAAATTTTGTACTGAGTACAACTAATCCGTATTACTTCGAAGGGAAGTATGCCCGCGGTGTCGGAAGCCCTCATACACCGGACGGATATATATGGCATATCGGACTGGCGATGCAGGGATTAACAGCTCTTGACCCTGAGGAGATTGCCGAAATACTGGTCATGCTGACCACGACAGATGCGGATACAGGCTATATGCACGAAGGTTTTAATCCGGATCATCCCGCTGAATATACGCGAACCTGGTTTGCGTGGGCAAACAGCCTCTTTGCCGCACTTATTTATCAATTGCACGGCATGAAAATATAG
- a CDS encoding GxGYxYP domain-containing protein: protein MRKSLRLVLFVIVLIVSTVVSGFPKAQAAGGLYPKLPAAGTLYVYDLRNDSPEAKLSALALQGLINQGSAKIYVLTRDNIDIGWLNTTGKSYQNVTPLSGTNPGLRTLYRDYINTVSKLIVWDGNSDWTFNIALMKGSLESGLPVTDSIRNSLISEFGTKTAEDIRSNWSGRVAAYDWALDHLMPSLNKQVIFSAGLRTTEPNPKDNWTGNPWLVFDYAAASKSFVFYLDPRVQSEREEIVKIVQRGNYAPGTAVMGYAPNGDELNATVNPYGIGYVVSDYYSNGSVWSSFPNRTYSQPAGTAINAQPGKVYVSIVASDGDNIQFDQGSLYGQFQSTAKGQVPVGITITPSAQELASPFLDYFYANKTDNVELVAGPTGYQFIYPEDYTNGYSVWLNLNKQWLQDAGIRTSQIWHSRVNSTSHKQMADSLVGTGVAGLFRGDDVQPISAYHGIYTIAQGDMVQNEGDIYNVLKNVNSDPSRPVFHNIYPILAGYGQDTNGNPLFFERVKAEVDRLNADYPGKYVFLKPSDEIATVDKLNQELRGISFAANNNDAETVYLYEDNSSAMDNGHRYADGNSNWIYKFNLDPAATKATLTLDIGGDYVVDLSRDGTNWSNAAHANGGTGRTVENSNISGWLNNNPAKTVYVRFKDGSPQNGNGPSLYRLSISTEGTGANLVTPSYADNQYIVQNTGSIDNDHRYADKDSTVIYKFDLKDNVTSASMVLDIAGEFNVDVSRDGVNWGNFAYSIGVSARHSETCNLSGVLTNNPDKIMYIRFSDRTPVNGYGPSWWNLNISAS from the coding sequence ATGAGAAAAAGCCTGCGATTGGTTCTGTTTGTGATTGTATTGATTGTAAGTACGGTGGTCTCAGGGTTCCCTAAAGCTCAAGCTGCTGGGGGTTTATATCCCAAATTACCAGCAGCGGGTACCCTCTATGTCTATGATCTGCGGAATGATTCCCCCGAAGCCAAGCTGTCCGCACTGGCTCTACAGGGATTAATTAATCAAGGTTCAGCCAAGATTTATGTCTTGACCAGAGACAATATCGACATCGGCTGGTTGAATACGACCGGGAAGAGCTATCAGAATGTGACGCCCTTAAGCGGAACCAATCCGGGCCTTAGAACCCTGTACAGAGATTATATAAATACGGTATCCAAGCTCATTGTATGGGACGGAAATTCGGATTGGACCTTCAATATTGCGTTGATGAAGGGAAGCCTGGAGAGCGGACTGCCGGTGACGGACAGTATCCGAAATAGTCTGATTTCCGAATTTGGAACGAAAACAGCAGAGGATATCCGTTCGAACTGGAGCGGACGGGTGGCTGCCTATGACTGGGCGCTGGATCACTTGATGCCTTCCTTGAACAAGCAGGTTATTTTCTCTGCCGGTTTGCGGACGACAGAACCTAACCCTAAGGATAACTGGACAGGTAACCCATGGCTCGTATTCGATTACGCCGCAGCAAGCAAATCATTTGTATTCTACCTTGATCCACGGGTCCAAAGCGAACGTGAGGAAATTGTTAAAATTGTGCAACGAGGAAACTACGCGCCGGGTACGGCCGTGATGGGCTATGCACCCAACGGTGATGAACTGAACGCAACGGTAAATCCATACGGCATCGGTTATGTGGTATCGGATTATTACTCGAACGGCAGTGTCTGGTCCAGCTTTCCGAACCGCACCTATTCTCAGCCGGCGGGTACTGCCATAAATGCGCAGCCGGGCAAAGTGTATGTCTCCATCGTGGCGAGCGACGGCGACAATATCCAATTCGACCAAGGATCATTGTACGGACAGTTTCAGAGTACTGCGAAAGGGCAGGTTCCTGTAGGAATTACCATTACCCCTTCCGCACAAGAACTTGCGTCACCTTTCTTGGATTACTTCTACGCGAATAAGACCGACAACGTTGAGCTTGTCGCCGGACCTACGGGCTATCAGTTTATTTATCCCGAGGATTATACAAACGGGTATTCGGTATGGCTGAATCTGAATAAACAGTGGCTGCAGGATGCGGGTATCCGCACTTCCCAAATCTGGCATAGCAGAGTCAACAGCACCAGCCACAAGCAAATGGCGGACAGTCTGGTCGGCACTGGAGTAGCAGGTCTCTTCCGGGGCGATGATGTACAGCCCATCAGCGCATACCATGGAATCTATACGATTGCCCAAGGCGACATGGTTCAGAATGAAGGCGACATCTATAATGTCCTCAAAAATGTGAACAGTGACCCTTCCAGACCTGTGTTTCATAATATTTATCCGATTTTGGCAGGTTACGGACAGGATACTAACGGCAATCCTTTATTTTTTGAAAGAGTGAAGGCCGAGGTGGACCGGCTGAATGCGGACTATCCCGGAAAATATGTTTTTTTGAAGCCAAGCGATGAAATTGCCACCGTTGACAAGCTGAACCAGGAGCTCAGGGGAATCAGCTTCGCCGCGAACAACAATGACGCAGAGACCGTCTATCTGTACGAAGACAATTCCTCGGCGATGGACAACGGTCACCGCTATGCGGACGGGAATTCCAACTGGATTTACAAATTCAACCTGGACCCGGCTGCCACTAAAGCGACGCTGACGTTGGACATCGGCGGCGATTATGTGGTCGACCTCTCCCGGGACGGCACGAATTGGAGCAACGCTGCCCATGCCAACGGCGGTACCGGCAGAACGGTGGAGAATTCCAATATCAGCGGCTGGTTGAATAATAACCCGGCGAAAACAGTGTATGTGAGATTCAAAGACGGCAGCCCCCAGAATGGCAACGGTCCAAGCCTGTACCGGCTTTCGATATCCACAGAGGGAACAGGTGCAAACCTTGTAACGCCAAGCTACGCGGACAATCAATATATTGTTCAAAATACAGGCAGCATCGATAATGATCACCGTTACGCCGACAAGGATTCGACAGTCATTTATAAATTCGATCTGAAGGATAATGTAACCTCAGCTTCCATGGTGCTGGACATCGCGGGAGAGTTTAATGTGGATGTCTCACGGGACGGGGTGAATTGGGGGAATTTTGCTTATTCCATTGGTGTTTCCGCGCGGCATTCGGAGACTTGCAACCTCTCGGGGGTGCTGACCAATAATCCCGACAAAATAATGTATATCCGCTTCAGCGACCGCACTCCGGTCAACGGGTATGGTCCGAGCTGGTGGAACCTGAATATTTCAGCTTCATAG
- a CDS encoding carbohydrate ABC transporter permease — MKTSLLLKSLWTFILTAIALVMLYPFLFSLLAGFFPKEDFTHISSLLPIPGRWVIAWYKSLFEPTMLRPLLNTVLRTSWYTLIVTSMAFFVGYVLARLQFPGKTFFFFFIILIQMVPGVLTLIPTYLLMAKIPLMGGNDWFGAGGHGLINNPLVLYVLIGPANVVWIYLFRQSTAALPRDFEEAASIDGSGFFRTLLTIILPIQKPIIATIALNTAIGTWNDWLNPFMFVNKIEYTTITGYVGLLVSALSKFGDRNYPLIFAASTIATIPPLVIFLFTQKYIVQGFASAGIKG, encoded by the coding sequence ATGAAAACGAGTCTATTATTAAAATCGTTGTGGACATTCATATTGACGGCTATTGCTTTGGTTATGCTGTATCCTTTCTTATTTTCATTACTGGCAGGCTTCTTTCCCAAAGAGGACTTCACGCACATAAGCTCTTTATTGCCGATTCCCGGACGGTGGGTGATTGCCTGGTACAAGAGTCTATTCGAGCCGACGATGCTCCGGCCTCTGCTGAATACGGTACTGAGAACGAGCTGGTACACATTAATTGTGACATCGATGGCCTTCTTCGTAGGCTATGTGCTGGCACGGCTGCAGTTTCCCGGCAAAACCTTCTTCTTCTTTTTCATTATACTGATCCAGATGGTGCCGGGTGTGCTGACACTGATTCCAACGTATTTACTGATGGCAAAAATTCCGCTGATGGGCGGCAATGACTGGTTTGGAGCAGGTGGCCACGGCCTGATCAACAATCCGCTGGTACTATATGTTCTGATTGGTCCCGCGAATGTGGTGTGGATTTATCTGTTCCGCCAATCGACAGCGGCATTGCCCCGGGATTTTGAGGAAGCAGCCTCGATTGACGGGAGCGGGTTTTTCCGGACACTGCTGACGATCATTCTGCCTATTCAGAAGCCAATCATCGCGACAATCGCTCTGAATACAGCTATTGGCACCTGGAACGACTGGCTGAATCCGTTTATGTTTGTGAACAAAATTGAATACACCACCATAACGGGCTATGTCGGCTTGCTTGTCAGCGCCTTGTCCAAATTCGGCGACCGCAACTACCCGCTTATTTTCGCCGCTTCCACTATAGCCACTATACCGCCGCTCGTGATTTTTTTGTTTACGCAGAAATACATCGTTCAGGGGTTTGCCAGTGCCGGTATCAAAGGATAG
- a CDS encoding carbohydrate ABC transporter permease, whose translation MEFKGRRISPRRKEALLAYSIIGPIYIWFAIVIIIPILLGIFISFTEWNGLTSRPHWIGIANYKTFFTSPDYLISLWKQLWIGGVGFAANTLIAFILALMLNVPMKLRGLFRSTFYVPNVASVATTTAVIIALLNPQSGPLNKFLQSLGLNPVIWSYSPFWMVFWITAYGVWRGVGPTAIIWLAGLQSIDPTLYEAGKIDGANRFQLIRYVTLPGLRPIASYIVITGLIGSMQMWDSVMFISRGGPVGATDVLMYRIYRDGLESFNMGMSGASSMVLGFVTMILTVIYIQFIVRRQEIL comes from the coding sequence ATGGAGTTTAAAGGAAGAAGGATCAGTCCAAGGCGGAAGGAAGCCTTACTTGCCTATTCAATCATAGGGCCGATCTATATATGGTTTGCCATTGTAATTATCATTCCAATTCTACTTGGCATATTTATTTCCTTTACAGAATGGAATGGACTCACGAGCCGCCCGCATTGGATCGGCATTGCGAATTATAAGACTTTTTTTACAAGTCCTGATTATTTAATCTCTTTGTGGAAGCAGTTATGGATTGGTGGGGTGGGATTTGCCGCCAATACATTGATCGCCTTCATCCTTGCTTTGATGTTGAACGTTCCCATGAAGCTGAGGGGCTTATTTCGGTCCACTTTTTATGTGCCCAATGTTGCGTCGGTAGCGACAACAACAGCAGTTATTATTGCACTGTTAAATCCTCAATCCGGGCCGCTTAATAAGTTCTTACAGTCATTGGGTTTAAACCCTGTGATCTGGTCGTATTCTCCGTTTTGGATGGTATTCTGGATTACTGCTTACGGCGTCTGGAGAGGTGTGGGACCTACAGCAATAATCTGGCTCGCAGGCTTGCAATCCATCGACCCGACCCTCTACGAAGCAGGCAAAATAGACGGTGCCAACCGGTTTCAATTGATCCGGTATGTCACTCTGCCAGGTCTTAGACCTATCGCAAGCTATATCGTGATCACAGGGCTGATCGGTTCCATGCAAATGTGGGATTCGGTAATGTTTATCTCCAGGGGTGGACCTGTCGGTGCAACTGACGTGCTAATGTACCGGATTTACCGGGATGGTCTGGAAAGCTTCAATATGGGCATGTCGGGAGCTTCGTCCATGGTACTCGGTTTTGTAACCATGATATTAACGGTTATTTATATCCAATTTATTGTGAGACGGCAGGAGATTCTATGA
- a CDS encoding ABC transporter substrate-binding protein, giving the protein MYKRFLMGLIAMAVVTALTACGSGNNNPTDNASSSNKNSSTTNTSNQGENESVKLQVVGGDWDDASMTKFKTENPDNLGYQTRNAIAKEYPNYKVDYQNWGWAEDLDKKQRSAILSGSVPDIVHGETFMPIYASEDILTPLPDDIVSAVNPNFLLNNKEGKPVAVSPKGNLFLLFYNKDLLTQAGIDADNVQLKTWKDWQAVSEKLTAAGAGKFFGGGIPSHPHNGGALRFTAIARSVGADWGGGDTVTINTPEMAKALQFLRDMDHNFPKGIGNGTDEGPLYAMFNDDKTLGFAINGTWQANDAITKKLNYGVVPLPVAEGGVSSNSLVGFDYYGVTNASKNKEQAFNILRTMLSKDILGSASIHDITPPATTELQNDPAVLESNPILKAGIEQVANGELKGLPVFNKNNSQIWDVINTKVISRATMTNDPIDTILKEAQAEAEKQLQ; this is encoded by the coding sequence ATGTATAAGCGTTTTTTGATGGGATTGATAGCTATGGCAGTGGTGACGGCATTAACGGCATGCGGATCAGGCAATAACAATCCAACAGACAATGCCTCTTCAAGCAACAAGAATTCAAGCACGACTAACACTTCTAATCAAGGTGAAAATGAAAGCGTTAAACTGCAGGTAGTTGGAGGTGATTGGGACGATGCCAGCATGACAAAATTTAAGACTGAGAATCCCGATAACCTGGGATATCAGACAAGAAATGCCATCGCCAAGGAATATCCCAACTATAAGGTGGATTATCAGAACTGGGGATGGGCCGAGGATCTGGATAAGAAGCAGAGATCAGCTATTTTAAGCGGCAGTGTGCCAGACATCGTGCATGGCGAGACCTTCATGCCAATCTACGCATCGGAAGATATTCTGACTCCACTGCCGGATGATATCGTTAGTGCGGTCAACCCAAACTTTCTGCTGAATAACAAGGAGGGTAAACCGGTTGCTGTATCGCCGAAAGGGAATCTCTTCCTGCTCTTTTACAATAAAGATCTTCTGACACAGGCCGGCATCGATGCAGATAACGTTCAGTTAAAAACGTGGAAGGATTGGCAAGCTGTATCCGAGAAGCTGACTGCGGCGGGAGCTGGCAAATTTTTTGGAGGCGGCATTCCCTCCCACCCGCATAACGGCGGCGCGCTCCGGTTCACGGCTATTGCTCGTAGCGTCGGCGCAGACTGGGGTGGTGGAGACACAGTAACGATCAATACGCCGGAAATGGCTAAAGCACTGCAATTCCTCAGAGACATGGACCATAATTTCCCTAAGGGCATTGGCAACGGCACCGACGAAGGTCCACTCTATGCGATGTTTAATGATGATAAGACACTCGGATTTGCTATCAATGGCACATGGCAGGCCAATGATGCCATCACCAAGAAATTGAATTACGGCGTTGTGCCTTTGCCCGTTGCAGAAGGCGGCGTTTCGTCAAATTCATTGGTGGGCTTTGATTATTACGGCGTGACCAATGCTTCCAAGAATAAAGAGCAGGCCTTCAACATCCTCCGTACGATGCTGAGCAAAGATATTCTTGGCAGTGCATCCATTCATGATATCACCCCTCCGGCTACAACGGAATTACAGAACGATCCAGCGGTGCTGGAATCTAATCCTATCCTTAAAGCAGGAATTGAACAAGTTGCAAACGGAGAATTGAAGGGCTTGCCTGTATTCAATAAGAATAATTCGCAAATCTGGGATGTCATTAATACCAAAGTTATTTCCAGAGCTACCATGACAAACGACCCCATTGATACGATTTTGAAAGAAGCCCAGGCTGAAGCGGAGAAGCAGTTGCAATAA